A stretch of Bordetella petrii DNA encodes these proteins:
- a CDS encoding glycosyltransferase, producing the protein MSPALMTGRDHVASGLQRVQAQLEEIVTASGRVQIAQENLVRAQALARDYLEDSKVRFLLLRLKEAAGLNEGLSEQWSTLLQECPDDLQIVRYCATRLVKERHLDEALSLVERHLPASTKSTAKLFARAKLLGDIRAHEQSDELFHQLISQHSDRNMRVEFAKRLRKRGLLADAFETIMPVADQLAPGSKAAELASELESDYAFYQGFEPEEGLAGKDIRIVSMKHAILHFRDRQIGDQPPERPVSVALVTGSLGPGGAERQLTRLAGELTRMAESPDHRPADVLMRPEKVEVLVKQHTEPTGTGKKQGLDFFLPVLAEAQIPVTEINRLPAVSVSHQSVPDETLARLLEQLPPPVHYGVTRLAPVLRDNPFDVVSLWQDGTCLFGALAALLAGAPTIHLVFRGLPPNIRKDRFREEYPELYQALAQVPGVYFVSNSVKAAEAYAEWLGIPIVRFHVLYNGVPDLATDASAGDKKKWLAFRKSTADATETVGGVFRLEPDKRPQLWIKLAAQYLKRRPKARFVIVGDGRLHENIVALAHELRVTDRLLLVGLSNHVGYWYSQMDASVLLSRYEGLPNVLIEAQLLGVPVVSTPAGGAGECFVENVTGHLLADVEHPDLNEACEKVASIVDQVRTNEALREHSRHRAQKLFSLDAMLAKFLSLCVPIMPMSENDERMDMPMRRMLA; encoded by the coding sequence ATGAGCCCGGCGCTGATGACCGGGCGGGATCACGTTGCGTCCGGTCTCCAACGGGTTCAGGCCCAGTTGGAGGAGATCGTCACGGCATCCGGACGGGTTCAGATCGCGCAGGAAAACCTGGTGCGTGCGCAAGCGCTGGCGCGCGACTACTTGGAAGACTCGAAGGTCCGCTTTCTTCTGCTTCGGCTGAAAGAAGCGGCGGGCTTGAACGAGGGCCTGTCCGAGCAGTGGTCGACGCTATTGCAGGAATGCCCGGACGACCTCCAGATTGTCCGCTATTGCGCGACCCGTCTCGTGAAGGAACGGCACCTGGATGAAGCCTTGTCCTTGGTCGAACGCCATCTTCCGGCGTCGACGAAGAGCACCGCCAAGCTGTTCGCCAGGGCCAAGTTGCTTGGCGACATCCGCGCGCATGAACAGTCGGACGAGCTGTTTCACCAGCTGATTTCGCAGCACTCGGATCGCAATATGCGTGTCGAGTTCGCCAAGCGCCTGCGCAAGCGCGGCCTGCTGGCGGACGCGTTCGAGACCATCATGCCCGTTGCGGACCAGCTCGCTCCTGGCAGCAAGGCGGCGGAACTTGCCAGCGAACTGGAGAGCGACTACGCCTTCTACCAGGGCTTCGAACCGGAAGAAGGGTTGGCTGGAAAGGACATCAGGATCGTATCGATGAAACATGCGATTCTGCACTTCCGCGACCGGCAGATTGGCGACCAGCCACCGGAAAGACCGGTCTCGGTCGCGCTGGTGACGGGCAGCCTGGGGCCCGGCGGCGCCGAACGACAGCTGACGCGGCTTGCCGGCGAGCTGACCCGCATGGCGGAATCGCCCGATCACCGGCCGGCCGATGTGCTCATGAGGCCCGAAAAAGTCGAAGTGCTGGTCAAGCAGCACACCGAGCCTACTGGAACCGGCAAAAAGCAGGGGCTGGATTTCTTCCTGCCGGTTCTGGCCGAAGCCCAGATTCCGGTCACGGAAATCAACAGGCTGCCCGCCGTTTCGGTATCGCATCAATCCGTTCCCGATGAAACCCTGGCGCGTTTGCTGGAGCAGCTGCCGCCCCCCGTTCACTATGGCGTGACGCGTCTTGCGCCGGTCTTGCGCGACAACCCGTTTGATGTGGTGAGCTTGTGGCAGGATGGCACGTGCCTGTTCGGGGCGCTGGCGGCGCTGCTCGCCGGTGCGCCGACCATTCATCTCGTGTTTCGCGGGCTGCCGCCGAATATCCGCAAGGATCGCTTTCGCGAAGAGTACCCCGAGCTGTACCAGGCCCTGGCGCAAGTGCCGGGGGTATATTTTGTCAGCAACAGCGTCAAGGCGGCGGAAGCCTATGCGGAATGGCTGGGCATCCCGATCGTGCGCTTTCATGTCTTGTACAACGGCGTGCCGGACCTCGCGACCGATGCTTCGGCGGGGGATAAAAAAAAATGGCTGGCGTTCCGCAAAAGCACGGCCGACGCCACAGAAACGGTAGGCGGCGTGTTCCGCCTTGAGCCGGACAAACGGCCGCAGCTCTGGATCAAGCTGGCGGCGCAGTATCTGAAACGGCGCCCGAAAGCGCGCTTCGTCATCGTGGGTGACGGGCGCCTGCACGAGAACATCGTGGCGCTGGCGCACGAGTTGCGTGTGACAGACCGGCTGCTGCTCGTGGGCCTGTCGAATCATGTGGGCTACTGGTACTCGCAAATGGACGCCAGCGTCCTGCTTTCGCGGTACGAGGGCCTGCCGAATGTGCTGATAGAAGCACAGCTGCTGGGTGTGCCGGTAGTTTCGACGCCGGCCGGCGGCGCGGGAGAGTGCTTCGTCGAGAATGTGACGGGCCACCTGCTTGCGGATGTCGAGCACCCGGACTTGAACGAGGCCTGCGAAAAAGTCGCATCGATTGTGGACCAGGTGCGCACGAACGAAGCACTGCGAGAGCACAGCCGCCACCGGGCGCAGAAGCTGTTTTCGCTGGACGCGATGTTGGCAAAATTCCTGAGCCTGTGCGTACCCATCATGCCCATGTCGGAGAACGATGAGCGGATGGATATGCCGATGCGCCGGATGCTTGCCTGA
- a CDS encoding Lrp/AsnC family transcriptional regulator, whose translation MHDQPAPPVELDELDRRILEQLQHDCALTNQELAARVHASPPTCLRRVRRLVDTGVIARQVAILAPEKLGSTLTAIVEITLDVQAAENLDAFERSLLDEPAVLQCYRVSPGPDFLVVAQVRDMPAYHALAHRAFTAQANVRNVRTFFSVHRAKFETRIDVSAG comes from the coding sequence ATGCATGATCAGCCCGCCCCGCCTGTCGAATTGGATGAACTCGATCGCCGCATCCTGGAACAGCTCCAGCACGACTGCGCGCTGACCAACCAGGAACTGGCGGCGCGGGTGCACGCCTCGCCGCCCACTTGCCTGCGGCGGGTACGGCGGCTGGTGGACACGGGCGTCATCGCGCGGCAAGTGGCGATCTTGGCGCCCGAGAAACTGGGCAGCACGCTGACGGCCATCGTGGAAATCACGCTGGACGTGCAGGCGGCGGAAAACCTGGACGCGTTCGAGCGCAGCCTGCTGGACGAGCCGGCGGTGCTGCAGTGCTACCGGGTGTCGCCAGGGCCCGACTTCCTGGTGGTGGCGCAGGTGCGCGACATGCCGGCCTATCATGCGCTGGCGCATCGAGCCTTTACCGCGCAGGCGAACGTGCGCAATGTGCGCACATTCTTTTCGGTGCACCGGGCGAAATTCGAAACGCGGATCGATGTGTCGGCGGGCTAG
- a CDS encoding nucleotide sugar dehydrogenase, giving the protein MCGLGYVGLPVAVAFSKRFDVIGFDVDKRRIARLKEGHDWTGEIERDVLLASSMRFTDQVTELQGCDFFVVAVPTPVDERNNPDFSLLVRACRSIGPVLRPGCIVVFESTVHPGATEEICGPELEKASGLRCGVDFKLGYSPERINPGDREHPLEKIVKIVSGQDEASLEIIAGVYEKIIDAGVHRASSIKVAEAAKVLENTQRDINIALMNEMSKICDLVGIRTSEVLSAAGTKWNFLKFAPGLVGGHCIGVDPYYLTSKAQELGYHPEVILSGRRINDGMANHVAARIVQALARNGRLNASTRVGILGMTFKENVPDIRNSKVVDLYNALGDYGITPVACDPMVDADQMEHEYGIKLVKRDEFRDMDVLILAVPHRETMDSIWDDLPHLVKSGGMVCDLKSALDSKRLQPDLSYWTL; this is encoded by the coding sequence GTGTGTGGCCTTGGATATGTCGGCCTGCCCGTAGCCGTGGCATTTTCCAAGCGCTTTGATGTCATCGGCTTTGATGTAGACAAGCGGCGCATCGCACGGCTGAAAGAGGGGCACGACTGGACGGGCGAGATCGAACGCGACGTATTGCTTGCGTCCTCCATGAGGTTCACCGACCAGGTGACGGAACTGCAGGGCTGCGATTTTTTCGTCGTGGCCGTGCCGACTCCCGTTGACGAAAGAAATAATCCGGATTTTTCCCTGCTGGTCCGCGCTTGCCGCTCGATCGGTCCCGTGCTGCGTCCGGGCTGCATCGTTGTTTTCGAGTCCACCGTTCACCCGGGCGCGACCGAGGAAATCTGCGGCCCGGAACTGGAGAAAGCGTCGGGCCTGCGCTGCGGCGTTGATTTCAAGCTGGGCTACAGCCCCGAACGGATCAATCCGGGAGACCGGGAACATCCGCTCGAGAAGATCGTCAAGATCGTGTCCGGCCAGGATGAAGCGTCGCTCGAAATCATCGCGGGCGTCTACGAAAAAATCATCGACGCGGGTGTACACCGCGCTTCCTCCATCAAGGTGGCGGAGGCTGCGAAGGTGCTTGAGAATACGCAGCGCGATATCAATATCGCGCTGATGAACGAGATGTCGAAAATCTGCGACCTTGTCGGCATCCGCACCTCGGAGGTCTTGAGCGCCGCCGGAACCAAGTGGAACTTCCTCAAGTTCGCGCCCGGCCTGGTGGGCGGCCACTGCATCGGCGTCGATCCGTACTACTTGACGTCCAAGGCGCAGGAGCTCGGGTATCACCCCGAAGTCATCCTGTCGGGCCGCCGCATCAACGACGGCATGGCCAATCACGTCGCCGCGCGCATCGTCCAGGCCCTGGCCCGCAACGGCCGCCTCAATGCTTCGACACGGGTCGGCATCCTGGGTATGACGTTCAAAGAGAACGTGCCGGACATCCGCAATTCGAAAGTGGTCGATCTGTACAACGCGCTGGGCGATTACGGCATTACCCCGGTCGCGTGCGACCCGATGGTCGATGCGGACCAGATGGAGCATGAGTACGGCATCAAGCTGGTAAAGCGCGACGAATTCCGCGACATGGACGTGCTGATCCTTGCGGTTCCGCACCGCGAAACCATGGACTCCATCTGGGATGACCTGCCGCACCTGGTCAAGAGCGGCGGCATGGTGTGCGACCTGAAGTCCGCGCTGGACAGCAAGCGGCTTCAGCCCGACCTTTCGTACTGGACTCTTTAA
- the glmS gene encoding glutamine--fructose-6-phosphate transaminase (isomerizing), which produces MCGIVGAVAQRDITPILVEGLKRLEYRGYDSCGVALYIDGHLRRTRSTQRVAELADQIAQDKLAGFTGIAHTRWATHGVPATHNAHPHFSRLGKDEPRIALVHNGIIENHDDLRAELEAAGYVFESQTDTEVIAHLVNHLYNGDLFEAVQQAVRRLHGAYAIAVFCRDEPHRVVGARQGSPLVVGVGQNENFLASDALALAGTTDQIIYLEDGDVVDLQLSRVWITDTEGKPVQREVHTVQVHTGAAELGPYRHYMQKEIFEQPRAVGDTLQDIEAVTPELFGDGAHKIFKEIDSLLILACGTSYYAGLTAKYWIESIARIPVAVEIASEYRYRDSVPNPRTLVVTISQSGETADTLAALKHARSLGMEQTLTVCNVATSAMVRECKLSYITRAGVEIGVASTKAFTTQLTALFLLTLALAQTRGHLTDEQEAEHLKALRHLPVAIGAVLALEPQIMAWADRFANKENALFLGRGMHYPIALEGALKLKEISYIHAEAYPAGELKHGPLALVTEQMPVVTIAPKDSLLEKLKSNMQEVRARGGELYVFADADSRIASGDGMHVIRMPEHYGMLSPILHTIPLQLLSYHTACARGTDVDKPRNLAKSVTVE; this is translated from the coding sequence ATGTGCGGCATTGTTGGCGCCGTCGCCCAGCGCGACATCACCCCCATCCTGGTCGAAGGCCTGAAGCGGCTGGAATACCGCGGCTACGACTCGTGCGGCGTGGCGCTGTACATTGACGGCCACCTGCGCCGCACGCGCAGCACCCAGCGCGTGGCCGAACTGGCCGACCAGATCGCCCAGGACAAGCTGGCCGGCTTTACCGGCATCGCCCACACCCGCTGGGCCACCCATGGCGTGCCCGCCACCCACAACGCCCATCCGCATTTCTCGCGCCTGGGCAAAGACGAGCCGCGCATTGCGCTGGTGCACAACGGCATCATCGAAAACCACGACGACCTGCGCGCCGAACTGGAAGCGGCCGGCTATGTGTTCGAAAGCCAGACCGACACCGAAGTCATTGCCCACCTGGTCAACCACCTGTACAACGGCGACCTGTTCGAAGCCGTGCAACAGGCCGTGCGCCGCCTGCATGGCGCCTACGCCATTGCCGTGTTCTGCCGCGACGAGCCGCACCGCGTAGTGGGCGCGCGCCAGGGTTCGCCCCTGGTGGTGGGCGTGGGCCAGAACGAGAACTTCCTGGCTTCCGACGCGCTGGCCCTGGCCGGCACCACCGACCAGATCATCTACCTGGAAGACGGCGACGTCGTCGACCTGCAGCTGTCGCGCGTGTGGATCACCGATACCGAAGGCAAACCCGTGCAGCGCGAGGTGCATACCGTGCAGGTGCATACCGGCGCGGCCGAGCTGGGCCCGTACCGCCACTACATGCAGAAAGAAATCTTCGAGCAGCCGCGCGCCGTGGGCGACACCCTGCAGGACATCGAGGCCGTCACGCCCGAACTGTTCGGCGACGGCGCCCACAAGATTTTCAAGGAAATCGATTCGCTGCTGATCCTGGCTTGCGGCACCAGCTACTACGCCGGCCTGACCGCCAAGTACTGGATCGAGTCCATCGCCAGAATTCCCGTGGCGGTCGAAATCGCCAGCGAATACCGCTACCGCGACAGCGTGCCCAACCCGCGCACCCTGGTGGTCACCATTTCGCAGTCGGGCGAAACCGCCGACACCCTGGCCGCGCTGAAGCACGCTCGCTCGCTGGGCATGGAACAGACGCTGACCGTCTGCAACGTGGCCACCAGCGCCATGGTGCGCGAATGCAAGCTGTCGTACATCACCCGCGCCGGCGTCGAGATCGGCGTGGCGTCCACCAAGGCATTCACCACCCAGCTGACGGCGCTGTTCCTGCTGACGCTGGCCCTGGCGCAAACACGCGGCCACCTGACCGACGAGCAGGAAGCCGAGCACCTCAAGGCGCTGCGCCACCTGCCCGTGGCCATTGGCGCGGTACTGGCGCTTGAGCCGCAGATCATGGCCTGGGCCGACCGCTTCGCCAATAAAGAAAACGCCCTGTTCCTGGGGCGCGGCATGCATTACCCCATCGCGCTGGAAGGCGCGCTGAAGCTGAAGGAAATCAGCTACATCCACGCCGAGGCCTATCCGGCCGGCGAACTCAAGCACGGCCCGCTGGCCCTGGTGACCGAGCAGATGCCCGTGGTGACCATCGCGCCCAAAGACTCGCTGCTGGAAAAGCTGAAGTCCAACATGCAGGAAGTGCGCGCGCGCGGAGGCGAGCTGTATGTGTTCGCCGATGCCGACAGCCGCATCGCCAGCGGCGACGGCATGCACGTCATCCGCATGCCCGAGCACTACGGCATGCTGTCGCCCATCCTGCACACGATTCCGCTGCAGCTGCTGTCGTATCACACGGCATGCGCGCGGGGCACCGATGTGGACAAGCCGCGGAATCTGGCGAAGAGCGTGACGGTGGAGTAG
- a CDS encoding helix-turn-helix domain-containing protein produces the protein MKIPLESPGDIGRVVRASRKAQKVRQDDAAGSIGVSENFLGKIERGSDSVQWGKLFQVLEGLGVRVILDVPESVADYLAASDQGRSKQ, from the coding sequence ATGAAGATTCCCCTTGAAAGCCCGGGCGATATCGGCCGGGTAGTTCGAGCCAGCCGCAAGGCCCAGAAGGTACGCCAGGACGATGCTGCCGGCAGTATCGGTGTCAGCGAAAACTTCCTGGGCAAGATCGAGCGCGGAAGCGATTCCGTTCAATGGGGAAAGCTCTTCCAGGTGCTCGAAGGCCTGGGGGTGCGCGTCATCCTGGATGTGCCCGAAAGTGTCGCCGACTATTTGGCGGCCTCTGACCAGGGGCGCAGCAAGCAATGA
- a CDS encoding HipA domain-containing protein, which translates to MKGRSLLASINQAEVGTLEEVGGLWSFRYAPAWLDNPRRFPLSPYLPLAPEALVDGASRRPVQWYFDNLLPEEGQRVLLAKDAKLEAADAFGLLAWYGAESAGSLTLLAPENAPQGPEPLRELPDDVLDSRIRNLPKAPLTHGAVKRMSLAGAQHKLAVVLRDGVLFEPAGSTPSTHILKPDHPDDDYPHSVVNEWFVMRLAKRLGLIVPEVHRRYVPAPVYLIDRFDRTADPQGAWQRRHAIDACQLLGLDRTFKYAQGSMESLSALARACRSPALARPRLFGWLVFNVLVGNADAHLKNLSFLVSHEGIELAPFYDLLSVAAYDTSAFEKKGWPADTQLAWPILGARNFSQVDRQLLVEAGAALNIANSTANRLLQSLTSRVIPEAEMLYEEIEAENAQILDARPDLAATMAGESRCLRTIIHSVIKEMARKTA; encoded by the coding sequence ATGAAGGGCCGGTCTCTACTTGCCTCTATCAATCAGGCAGAGGTCGGCACGCTGGAAGAGGTTGGCGGTCTGTGGTCCTTCCGGTACGCCCCCGCGTGGCTGGACAACCCCCGGCGTTTCCCGCTTAGTCCTTATCTGCCGCTGGCCCCCGAAGCTCTGGTAGACGGCGCATCGCGGCGTCCTGTGCAGTGGTATTTCGATAACTTGCTGCCGGAAGAAGGTCAGCGCGTCCTGCTCGCCAAGGATGCCAAACTGGAAGCCGCGGACGCCTTTGGCCTGCTGGCCTGGTACGGGGCAGAGTCCGCGGGTTCGTTGACCTTGTTGGCCCCGGAGAACGCTCCGCAAGGGCCGGAACCGCTGCGGGAGTTGCCGGATGATGTCCTGGATTCGCGCATTCGGAACTTGCCGAAAGCGCCCCTGACACACGGCGCAGTCAAGCGCATGTCACTGGCAGGCGCCCAGCATAAGTTGGCTGTGGTGCTTCGAGATGGTGTTTTATTTGAACCCGCCGGTTCGACGCCCTCGACCCATATTCTGAAGCCCGACCATCCAGACGATGACTACCCGCATTCGGTGGTCAATGAATGGTTCGTCATGCGTCTGGCCAAGCGCCTTGGACTCATCGTTCCCGAGGTGCATCGACGCTATGTGCCCGCGCCTGTTTACCTGATCGATCGGTTTGACCGGACCGCTGATCCGCAGGGCGCGTGGCAGCGTCGGCACGCGATCGACGCTTGCCAGCTGCTTGGGCTCGACCGGACTTTCAAATACGCGCAAGGCAGCATGGAGAGCCTCTCGGCCCTGGCCCGGGCTTGTCGAAGCCCCGCCCTGGCACGGCCCCGGCTCTTTGGCTGGCTTGTATTCAATGTGCTCGTCGGAAACGCCGACGCACATCTGAAGAACCTGAGTTTCCTGGTTTCTCATGAGGGGATCGAGCTGGCTCCGTTCTATGATCTGCTCAGTGTTGCCGCCTACGACACCTCGGCATTCGAAAAGAAGGGCTGGCCGGCCGACACGCAGCTGGCATGGCCGATTCTGGGGGCGCGAAACTTTTCTCAGGTGGATCGACAGCTATTGGTGGAAGCCGGCGCTGCATTGAATATCGCCAACAGCACCGCCAACAGGCTTTTGCAAAGCCTGACCAGCCGGGTGATACCGGAAGCCGAGATGCTCTATGAGGAGATCGAGGCTGAAAACGCGCAAATTCTGGATGCGCGCCCTGATCTGGCCGCCACCATGGCAGGGGAATCTCGATGCCTGAGAACCATTATTCATTCTGTCATCAAAGAGATGGCAAGAAAGACGGCATAG
- a CDS encoding ABC transporter permease, protein MSNEDRIKSWRTRRSGGNYAVGSGVAAWRLDPAALFEAKAAPEVLLKPLLARLQGEPHDSVAARRAVYEAVQAELDAEIARSGVDETLADFSRRRLRIIVRLLEQDIRAGVDVFAPGYMPARLAADDERLAAAHARRVQRRKQDEARDARRHASRNDIALEIELPPDEAYDLAIFRDRLHVLHEQHHSRSASGGSATGRTLLAMFVYQLRVIHGESRIALLWALVGPVVLLTLISSLYILMGTHYILGMDVRSFSLSGATVWIMFRQIIFRSSSAYVSARGLLNFQGVTPLMCALVQALIYLLVYLVAFAVLVFAGHALDFITLPQSWAGTILYVVLMGGCGAAMGVLFGAIATFWHFYLRLAPVIERFLQIFSGVFFVSEQLPEQLRIWMLWSPFAHGMQLLRSAYFSAYTSQDASLGYFLTSLVFLMVLALAAERLARPNIQPM, encoded by the coding sequence ATGAGCAACGAGGACCGGATCAAGAGTTGGCGTACGCGCCGCAGCGGCGGCAATTACGCGGTGGGATCCGGCGTCGCGGCCTGGCGTCTGGATCCGGCCGCGCTGTTTGAGGCAAAGGCCGCGCCGGAGGTCCTGCTCAAGCCCTTGCTTGCGCGCCTGCAAGGCGAGCCGCATGATTCCGTGGCTGCCCGCAGGGCGGTATACGAGGCTGTACAGGCAGAGCTGGATGCGGAGATAGCGCGCAGCGGGGTCGACGAGACGCTTGCCGATTTCTCCCGGCGACGCCTTCGTATCATCGTGCGCCTGCTTGAACAGGATATTCGGGCAGGTGTCGACGTGTTCGCGCCCGGATACATGCCGGCCAGGCTGGCGGCGGACGACGAGCGCCTGGCCGCAGCGCATGCCAGGCGCGTGCAGCGGCGCAAACAAGACGAGGCGCGCGACGCACGCCGCCATGCGTCGCGCAACGACATTGCGCTGGAAATCGAGTTGCCTCCTGACGAGGCTTACGATCTCGCGATATTTCGGGACCGTTTGCATGTGCTGCATGAACAGCATCATTCGCGCAGCGCCAGCGGGGGCTCGGCGACCGGGCGCACGCTGCTGGCGATGTTCGTCTATCAGCTGCGCGTGATACATGGCGAAAGCCGGATTGCCTTGCTATGGGCGCTGGTCGGCCCCGTGGTGCTGCTTACGCTGATTTCGTCGCTGTATATCCTGATGGGCACGCATTACATCCTTGGCATGGACGTGCGCTCATTTTCGCTGTCGGGAGCAACGGTATGGATCATGTTCCGGCAGATTATTTTCAGAAGCAGCTCCGCATATGTATCGGCCCGCGGCTTGCTGAACTTCCAGGGCGTCACCCCCCTGATGTGCGCACTGGTGCAGGCGCTTATCTACCTGCTGGTGTATCTCGTGGCTTTCGCCGTGCTGGTCTTCGCCGGCCATGCGCTGGATTTCATCACGCTGCCGCAAAGCTGGGCGGGAACCATTCTTTACGTCGTGTTGATGGGAGGCTGTGGCGCCGCGATGGGCGTGCTGTTCGGCGCGATTGCGACGTTCTGGCATTTCTATCTCAGGCTGGCGCCAGTGATCGAGCGATTTCTCCAGATATTCTCGGGTGTCTTCTTCGTGTCGGAACAACTGCCGGAACAATTGCGCATCTGGATGCTCTGGTCTCCGTTCGCGCACGGCATGCAGCTCTTGCGTTCTGCCTACTTCAGCGCCTACACGTCGCAGGATGCAAGCCTGGGGTATTTCCTGACGTCGCTGGTTTTCCTGATGGTGCTTGCATTGGCGGCCGAGCGCCTTGCCCGCCCCAATATTCAGCCGATGTGA
- a CDS encoding polysaccharide biosynthesis/export family protein — MHTNVPASGPRRHAALAMVLLAAIALTGCQLPRSGPMLSEMTGANDDKDILVMPVSRELVQASKMPEVADFPAYYRDLTQAGFDRLVPGDGINVKVWERDGLGVFAVDPSGVSDLGNQQIDRAGNIYFPILGKFHAAGLTLAQLHGAISARLSKLVLGSDVSVTRVADTRGQMVTVQGNLTRPGMYPITQTSQRLSSALAQAAPVQTNPEQLVISLRRNNHVASVRLSDIYRNQKNDILLRPGDVITAYDAREYLTVLGAAGVQGRVAISKRNYSVLDALADSKGLDDKTADPRSVFLFTPAKAGVDGKPDSVPVVYQFDLTRPEQVALAREFSVHEGQAIYISDAPFTQVQKVLSAFRVTMSAGFSATRAIDSDSGASSTNVTQ; from the coding sequence ATGCATACGAACGTCCCGGCTTCGGGCCCGCGGCGCCACGCGGCCCTGGCCATGGTATTGCTTGCCGCAATTGCACTCACAGGATGCCAGCTGCCGCGTTCCGGCCCGATGCTGAGCGAGATGACCGGGGCCAACGACGACAAGGACATCTTGGTGATGCCTGTTTCGCGCGAACTCGTGCAGGCGAGCAAGATGCCCGAGGTTGCCGATTTTCCCGCGTACTATCGCGATTTGACGCAGGCCGGGTTCGACCGCCTGGTTCCAGGCGACGGCATAAACGTGAAAGTCTGGGAGCGCGACGGGCTGGGCGTGTTCGCGGTTGACCCCTCTGGCGTGAGCGACCTTGGAAATCAGCAGATTGACCGGGCCGGGAACATCTATTTTCCCATTCTCGGAAAGTTCCACGCCGCGGGCTTGACGCTGGCGCAGCTGCATGGCGCCATCTCCGCACGCTTGAGCAAACTCGTCCTCGGTTCCGACGTCAGCGTGACGCGCGTGGCCGATACGCGAGGGCAAATGGTGACTGTCCAGGGCAATCTGACCCGCCCCGGCATGTATCCCATTACGCAGACTTCCCAGCGCTTGAGCAGCGCACTGGCGCAGGCGGCGCCGGTGCAGACCAACCCCGAGCAGCTCGTCATCAGCCTGCGCCGCAACAACCATGTTGCTTCGGTCCGGCTGTCGGATATCTACCGCAACCAGAAGAACGACATTCTATTGCGGCCGGGAGACGTGATTACCGCCTATGACGCAAGAGAGTATCTGACCGTACTGGGCGCGGCCGGCGTTCAGGGGCGCGTGGCCATCAGCAAGCGCAACTACAGTGTGCTGGATGCCCTGGCCGACTCCAAGGGGCTGGACGACAAGACCGCCGACCCGCGTTCCGTGTTCCTGTTCACGCCCGCGAAGGCCGGTGTGGACGGAAAGCCGGACAGCGTGCCGGTTGTCTACCAGTTCGACCTCACTCGTCCGGAGCAGGTGGCGTTGGCGCGTGAATTCTCTGTACACGAGGGCCAGGCCATCTATATATCGGACGCGCCGTTCACCCAGGTGCAGAAAGTCCTGTCGGCCTTCCGGGTCACCATGAGTGCGGGCTTCAGCGCCACGCGGGCCATCGATAGTGATTCGGGCGCCAGTTCGACCAACGTAACCCAGTAG
- a CDS encoding glycosyltransferase family 4 protein: MKILQLNFEKGWRGGERQTLYCMRAFRAAGHQVELLCRAGGPLEARAGEEGFTAHGVRNVPAQLAFLARAGRGYDIIHAQTANTVTWAVLTKALHRRPVVFSRRTSFVVEPGQEWKTGAKWRRVDGFVAISDMAAAEPRRLGIDPVIIRSAVEPHDIDRANVERLAAELGLQGKKVLATSAALIRDKDPLTLIRAVGELARARSDFVFVHFGAGGDREAEARAEVQRLGLQNVYLFAGFRKGIEDFYSIFDVFVMSSQEEALGSSVLDAFLQHVPVVSTDAGGLKESLADGRGVLCHVGDASAMAQGMARCLDDAAFRADCTRRAYEYVRTEHDVTEMGRRYLALFERLLA; the protein is encoded by the coding sequence ATGAAGATCCTGCAGCTCAACTTTGAAAAAGGCTGGCGCGGCGGCGAGCGCCAGACGCTGTACTGCATGCGCGCGTTCCGCGCCGCTGGCCATCAGGTCGAGCTGCTGTGCCGCGCCGGCGGCCCGCTGGAAGCCCGCGCCGGCGAAGAAGGCTTCACGGCGCACGGCGTGCGCAACGTGCCGGCGCAACTGGCCTTCCTGGCCCGCGCCGGACGCGGCTACGACATCATCCACGCGCAAACGGCCAACACCGTCACCTGGGCCGTGCTTACCAAGGCCCTGCATCGCCGCCCGGTGGTGTTTTCGCGACGCACCTCGTTTGTGGTCGAGCCCGGCCAAGAATGGAAAACCGGCGCCAAGTGGCGCCGCGTGGACGGCTTCGTGGCCATCAGCGACATGGCGGCGGCCGAGCCGCGCCGGCTGGGCATCGACCCGGTCATCATCCGCAGCGCCGTCGAGCCGCATGACATCGATCGCGCCAATGTCGAGCGCCTGGCCGCCGAACTGGGCCTGCAGGGCAAGAAGGTACTGGCCACATCCGCCGCGCTGATCCGCGACAAAGACCCCCTGACCCTGATCCGCGCAGTGGGCGAACTGGCCCGCGCGCGCAGCGACTTCGTGTTCGTGCACTTCGGCGCCGGCGGCGACCGCGAAGCCGAGGCGCGCGCCGAAGTGCAGCGGCTGGGGCTGCAGAACGTGTATCTGTTCGCGGGCTTTCGCAAGGGCATCGAAGACTTCTACAGCATCTTCGACGTGTTCGTCATGAGCTCGCAGGAAGAGGCCCTGGGCAGCAGCGTGCTGGACGCATTCCTGCAGCACGTGCCAGTGGTGTCCACCGACGCCGGCGGGCTGAAAGAAAGCCTGGCCGATGGCCGCGGCGTGTTGTGCCACGTGGGCGACGCGTCCGCCATGGCGCAGGGCATGGCCCGCTGCCTGGACGACGCGGCGTTCCGCGCCGACTGCACCCGGCGCGCCTACGAGTACGTGCGCACCGAACACGACGTTACCGAAATGGGCCGCCGCTACCTGGCCCTGTTCGAGCGGCTGCTGGCCTAG